A genome region from Pseudanabaena sp. Chao 1811 includes the following:
- a CDS encoding glycosyltransferase 87 family protein — MTNIAKAPLELDSRRFHLGLAIALVFRLILISFPIAFWIDMNLFKAWSLDLVQQGISHFYGYSNCDYPPAYLYILWLIGKIYQLVDPTLSHRDGLLFMAMIKLPPILADISAAWLIAQILKPHTSLHNAHKLALFYAFNPLMLFVSALWGQVDGVMILLMLGAFYLIQQNYLVRSGLLIAVMVIFKPQGLFLAPFLVLSQWFRQAWWKWVAIAIGGLALIWLIVEPFYGLKDGLATPFLALYQRLQSTADYYDFASVNAFNIWGWANWERDYTKFLGINYKVIGLAFLGILMLWLGIFLYQQRHFGAQALAISTLLIGFFMLPTRMHERYMLYGLAFLAIAIAVIPTIKWIYGGFTVTGAINVGYVYLRYNHEALFNTIPTMWFQSVIYTVSALNVILFVVLLSHTFRSQPLPNKLSAL; from the coding sequence ATGACCAATATTGCAAAAGCCCCATTAGAACTAGATTCCCGTCGGTTTCATCTAGGATTGGCGATCGCCCTAGTTTTTCGCCTGATATTGATCAGTTTTCCCATAGCCTTTTGGATTGATATGAATCTCTTTAAGGCTTGGTCACTAGATTTAGTGCAGCAAGGTATATCCCATTTCTATGGCTACTCCAACTGCGACTATCCCCCTGCCTATCTCTATATACTGTGGCTGATTGGCAAGATTTATCAGCTTGTTGATCCAACTCTGAGTCATCGGGATGGATTATTATTCATGGCAATGATTAAGTTACCACCGATATTGGCGGATATCAGCGCGGCATGGTTGATTGCCCAAATCCTCAAACCGCATACTTCACTGCACAATGCCCATAAACTCGCTCTCTTCTACGCCTTTAATCCATTGATGTTGTTTGTATCAGCACTGTGGGGACAGGTTGACGGGGTAATGATTTTGTTGATGTTAGGAGCTTTTTATTTAATTCAACAAAATTATTTGGTTAGATCGGGACTCTTAATTGCGGTGATGGTGATCTTTAAACCGCAGGGACTTTTTCTTGCGCCATTTTTGGTACTTTCGCAATGGTTTCGACAAGCTTGGTGGAAATGGGTGGCGATCGCAATTGGGGGACTTGCCCTGATCTGGCTAATCGTAGAGCCATTTTATGGGCTAAAAGATGGTCTTGCTACACCATTTTTAGCGCTCTACCAACGTTTGCAAAGTACTGCCGATTATTATGACTTTGCCTCGGTGAATGCTTTTAATATTTGGGGTTGGGCAAATTGGGAACGGGACTATACAAAATTTCTGGGAATTAACTACAAGGTAATTGGTTTAGCCTTTTTGGGAATCCTTATGCTGTGGTTGGGGATATTTCTCTATCAGCAGCGTCATTTTGGTGCTCAAGCTCTCGCGATCTCCACATTACTGATCGGATTTTTTATGTTGCCGACCCGAATGCACGAACGTTATATGTTGTATGGACTAGCTTTTTTGGCGATCGCGATTGCGGTGATTCCCACAATTAAATGGATCTATGGGGGCTTTACGGTTACGGGGGCGATAAATGTGGGCTACGTTTATCTGCGCTATAACCATGAAGCTTTATTTAATACGATTCCCACAATGTGGTTTCAGAGCGTAATCTACACAGTAAGCGCCTTAAACGTCATCTTATTTGTAGTCCTTCTTTCCCACACCTTCCGATCGCAACCATTGCCAAACAAACTTTCAGCACTATGA